The following are encoded together in the Pithys albifrons albifrons isolate INPA30051 chromosome 5, PitAlb_v1, whole genome shotgun sequence genome:
- the RBM46 gene encoding probable RNA-binding protein 46 produces the protein MPWPRLPGDSAVAEMEEDNKPAANGCGTMRSGAQNGAALLALMEKTGYSMVQQNGQRKFGGPPPGWKGPPPPRGCEVFVGKIPRDMYEDELVPVFERAGKIYELRLMMEFSGENRGYAFVMYTTKEEAQLAIKILNNYEIRPGKFIGVCVSLDNCRLFIGAIPKDKKKEEILNEMKKVTEGVVDVIVYPNATDKTKNRGFAFVEYESHRAAAMARRRLIPGTFQPWGHTIQVDWADPEKVVDEETMQRVKVLYVRNLMISTTEDKIKAEFNKFKPGVVERVKKLRDYAFVHFFHREDAVAAMSVMNGKCIDGASIEVTLAKPVNKENSWKQHFSGQINPSSENLLGFPNKEDGAQKSLGKPASLSARLNGQHSPGSPEVERSTYSFFPGIKLTPISMYSLKLNHFSSAVMHLDYFCHKNSWAPPEYCLYSTTSQDGKILLVYRVLISSIADDSQSYFMPEKLCTTVEDAKELAAQFTLLHLAPEQAYITLLSLNAAWWDSKANCAPYSA, from the exons ATGCCGTGGCCTCGTCTCCCTGGGGATAGCG CTGTTGCAGAGATGGAGGAGGACAATAAACCTGCAGCCAATGGGTGTGGCACAATGCGAAGTGGTGCCCAGAATGGGGCTGCGTTACTTGCCCTGATGGAGAAGACGGGATACAGCATGGTTCAACAGAATGGGCAAAGGAAATTTGGTGGTCCTCCACCAG GTTGGAAAGGTCCTCCACCCCCTCGTGGATGTGAAGTTTTTGTGGGTAAGATTCCTCGTGATATGTATGAAGATGAACTAGTTCCTGTCTTCGAGAGAGCTGGGAAGATCTATGAGCTCAGGCTGATGATGGAATTCAGTGGGGAAAATCGAGGCTATGCTTTTGTGATGTACACAACTAAAGAGGAAGCCCAGCTGGCCATCAAGATTCTTAATAATTACGAAATTCGTCCAGGAAAGTTTATTGGTGTCTGCGTAAGCTTGGACAACTGCAGACTATTTATTGGAGCAATTCCTAAAgataagaagaaagaagaaatactgaatgaaatgaaaaaagttaCAGAAGGAGTGGTGGATGTCATTGTTTATCCAAATGCCACAGACAAAACTAAAAATCGTGGCTTTGCCTTTGTAGAATATGAATctcacagagcagctgccatGGCTCGAAGACGACTAATCCCAG GAACGTTCCAGCCCTGGGGTCACACTATTCAAGTAGACTGGGCAGATCCTGAGAAAGTAGTTGATGAGGAAACTATGCAGAGAGTTAAAGTATTGTATGTGAGAAATTTAATGATATCTACTacagaagacaaaattaaaGCTGAATTCAACAAGTTCAAGCCAGGAGTAGTTGAACGTGTGAAGAAGTTGAGAGACTATGCTTTTGTTCACTTTTTCCACCGAGAAGATGCAGTTGCTGCTATGTCTGTAATGAATGGAAAATGCATTGATGGAGCCAGTATTGAGGTCACACTGGCAAAGCCAGTTAACAAGGAAAATTCTTGGAAGCAACACTTTAGTGGTCAGATAAATCCGAGTTCTGAAAATCTGTTAGGGTTTCCTAACAAAGAAGATGGTGCTCAAAAATCCTTGGGGAAACCAGCAAGTCTTTCAGCTCGTCTTAACGGTCAGCACAGTCCAGGCTCCCCTGAAGTTGAAAGAAGTACATACTCCTTTTTTCCAGGAATAAAGCTTACTCCAATTAGCATGTATTCTTTAAAGCTGAATCACTTCAGTTCTGCAGTAATGCATCTGGATTATTTTTGTCACAAAAATAGCTGGGCACCACCAGAGTACTGCTTGTATTCAACTACAAGTCAGGATGGGAAAATACTCTTGGTGTACCGGGTGCTTATTTCTAGTATTGCAGATGATTCTCAGAGTTATTTCATGCCGGAAAAACTCTGTACAACAGTAGAAGATGCAAAGGAATTGGCAGCACAGTTCACACTTTTACATCTAG